The following proteins are encoded in a genomic region of Pseudodesulfovibrio mercurii:
- a CDS encoding ABC transporter ATP-binding protein, which translates to MSAHLRLRELSIRFNDRTPPVLTGVNLSVGAGECHCIVGPTGSGKSSLLLAAAGLLPPEALNGAMERTGRAGTVFQNPGTQILFDHVGPETAFALENAGVDPAAMPDKVARALAEADLPVPTHTPTSSLSMGRQYRLVLAGALVTEPGLLLLDEPCAQLDPDGCRAVAGVVDAVLKRGGGVLLCEHRPDPLAAHITHWWRIEDHGLRPSEPVLAPAPPPRAANRPTDGTGPALLEVWDLSLRRGDHQVFSGLDLTIRPGEAVHVEGGNGSGKSTLTRILAGFLAPDAGTATLFDQPVAPARLRGRVGLVLQSPSSQLFEDTVLRELAYAARRKGLDDPEGRARCAAKALGISDLLDRAPFLLSYGQQRLTALGACLTQEPDLLLLDDPFAGLDREARERVHGVLDAERARRGMAVLVTGHNPTSSLRFADFYTRELRISGGRLEPVA; encoded by the coding sequence ATGTCGGCACATCTGCGCCTGCGGGAACTGAGCATACGGTTCAACGACCGAACACCGCCGGTCCTCACCGGAGTCAATCTCTCGGTGGGGGCCGGCGAATGCCATTGCATCGTCGGTCCCACCGGAAGCGGCAAGTCCAGCCTCCTGCTGGCCGCCGCGGGCCTGCTCCCCCCCGAGGCCCTGAACGGGGCGATGGAGCGCACCGGACGGGCCGGCACCGTGTTCCAGAATCCCGGCACCCAGATCCTCTTCGACCACGTGGGTCCTGAGACCGCCTTCGCCCTGGAGAACGCGGGCGTCGATCCCGCCGCCATGCCGGACAAGGTCGCCCGCGCCCTGGCCGAGGCGGATCTGCCCGTGCCCACCCACACCCCGACCTCCAGCCTGTCCATGGGACGCCAGTACCGCCTGGTCCTGGCCGGGGCCCTGGTCACGGAACCGGGGCTGCTCCTGCTCGACGAGCCCTGCGCCCAGCTCGACCCGGACGGCTGCCGCGCCGTGGCCGGGGTGGTGGACGCCGTCCTGAAGCGGGGCGGCGGCGTGCTCCTGTGCGAGCACCGGCCCGATCCCCTGGCGGCGCACATCACCCACTGGTGGCGCATCGAGGACCACGGGCTGCGCCCGTCCGAGCCGGTCCTCGCCCCGGCCCCGCCGCCGCGCGCGGCGAACCGGCCGACCGACGGGACCGGACCGGCCCTGCTGGAGGTCTGGGACCTGTCCCTCCGGCGGGGGGACCACCAGGTCTTTTCCGGCCTCGACCTGACCATCCGGCCGGGCGAGGCCGTGCACGTGGAGGGCGGCAACGGCAGCGGCAAGTCCACCCTGACCCGCATCCTGGCCGGGTTCCTGGCCCCGGACGCGGGCACCGCGACCCTGTTCGACCAGCCCGTGGCCCCGGCCCGGCTGCGCGGCCGGGTGGGCCTGGTCCTGCAAAGCCCTTCCAGCCAGCTCTTCGAGGACACGGTCCTGCGCGAGCTGGCCTACGCGGCCCGGCGCAAGGGACTGGACGACCCCGAGGGCCGGGCCCGGTGCGCGGCCAAGGCGCTGGGCATCAGCGACCTGCTGGACCGCGCCCCGTTCCTGCTCAGCTACGGCCAGCAGCGGCTGACCGCCCTGGGGGCGTGCCTGACCCAGGAGCCGGACCTGCTCCTGCTGGACGACCCCTTCGCCGGGCTGGACCGGGAGGCCCGCGAGCGGGTCCACGGCGTGCTCGACGCGGAGCGCGCCCGGCGCGGCATGGCCGTGCTGGTCACGGGTCACAACCCGACCTCTTCCCTTCGTTTCGCCGATTTCTATACCCGCGAGCTGCGGATTTCAGGGGGCCGTCTTGAACCCGTGGCCTGA
- a CDS encoding energy-coupling factor transporter transmembrane component T family protein, with the protein MNPWPEPSARPARFRPPAWLMLILCPVLSLLAVVWHGPWSMPVLAVIEGGLLLISRPGPRRLLRLAMACFWQIAVVTGLYCLRFGPGEWRGGLDVSLRLILVFVPGMLTVRLVPPAALERILKRILPGNLPFVAACCLRFFPLLIERVRVIHEAQVLRGARVLPRELLNPRNWPDAVSCIGLPAVLQSIELATEIADSAKARGFSMRGNRTAWPLDEAQRHAEAEAAAEESLP; encoded by the coding sequence TTGAACCCGTGGCCTGAACCGTCCGCGCGCCCGGCCCGCTTCAGGCCCCCGGCCTGGCTCATGCTCATCCTCTGCCCGGTGCTGTCGCTCCTGGCCGTGGTCTGGCACGGACCGTGGTCCATGCCGGTCCTGGCCGTGATCGAGGGCGGGCTGCTGCTGATCTCGCGGCCCGGCCCGCGCCGTCTGCTGCGCCTGGCCATGGCCTGCTTCTGGCAGATCGCGGTGGTCACGGGGCTGTACTGCCTGCGCTTCGGCCCAGGCGAGTGGCGCGGCGGACTGGACGTGTCCCTGCGCCTGATCCTGGTCTTCGTGCCGGGCATGCTGACCGTCCGCCTGGTGCCCCCGGCCGCCCTGGAACGGATCCTCAAGCGCATCCTGCCCGGCAACCTGCCCTTCGTGGCCGCCTGCTGCCTGCGCTTCTTCCCCCTGCTCATCGAACGCGTGCGCGTCATCCACGAGGCCCAGGTCCTACGCGGGGCGCGGGTGCTGCCGCGCGAATTGCTCAACCCGCGCAACTGGCCCGACGCCGTGTCCTGCATCGGCCTGCCCGCCGTGCTGCAAAGCATCGAGCTGGCCACGGAGATCGCGGACAGCGCCAAGGCCAGGGGGTTCTCCATGCGCGGCAACCGCACGGCCTGGCCCCTTGACGAAGCACAACGCCACGCGGAGGCCGAGGCCGCCGCAGAGGAGTCCCTCCCTTGA
- a CDS encoding DUF3450 family protein: MKTRLRLFAALFLLLPLCAGVLAERPAHAGDEAIPAARTRVEDSARRAGTAGVRAEKWAAEREGLLDEARQLLYDTEADRFAVARQEAYIARERADIKELGERTDAALATRRDLDRVMETLYAALVRARDRDLPFAEDERRARLAALRRTLDDPDAPSGEKLGRLLEALRMEAGYSLDVEAEDAVMQVRGAPMAVTVLRAGRLALLRMPASGAWVERFEPASAEWVELPGADGRELVKAVQIARKQRIAELIYLPVGHGAQPTESQSAAQTAQTGEAQ; the protein is encoded by the coding sequence ATGAAGACCCGCCTCCGCCTGTTCGCCGCTCTGTTCCTCCTGCTCCCGCTCTGCGCGGGAGTCCTGGCCGAGCGCCCCGCCCACGCTGGGGACGAGGCTATCCCGGCCGCACGGACGCGGGTGGAGGATTCGGCGCGCCGTGCCGGGACCGCCGGGGTCCGGGCCGAGAAATGGGCCGCCGAGCGCGAAGGCCTGCTCGACGAGGCCCGCCAGCTGCTTTACGACACCGAGGCGGACCGTTTCGCCGTGGCCCGGCAGGAGGCGTACATCGCCCGCGAACGGGCGGACATCAAGGAGCTCGGGGAACGCACGGACGCGGCCCTGGCCACCCGGCGCGATCTGGACCGGGTCATGGAGACCCTCTACGCGGCCCTGGTCCGGGCGCGTGACCGGGACCTGCCCTTTGCCGAGGACGAGCGGAGGGCCAGGCTGGCCGCCCTGCGCCGGACCCTGGACGACCCCGACGCCCCGTCCGGCGAAAAGCTCGGCCGTCTGCTGGAGGCCCTGCGCATGGAGGCGGGCTACAGCCTCGACGTGGAGGCCGAGGACGCGGTCATGCAGGTGCGCGGCGCGCCCATGGCCGTGACCGTGCTGCGCGCGGGCAGGCTGGCCCTGCTGCGCATGCCCGCCTCGGGCGCGTGGGTCGAACGGTTCGAACCGGCCTCGGCCGAGTGGGTCGAACTGCCCGGAGCCGACGGCCGCGAGCTGGTCAAGGCGGTGCAGATAGCCCGCAAGCAGCGCATCGCGGAGCTGATCTACCTGCCCGTGGGCCACGGAGCCCAGCCGACCGAATCGCAGTCCGCCGCCCAAACCGCACAGACCGGGGAGGCGCAATGA
- a CDS encoding MotA/TolQ/ExbB proton channel family protein, with protein MIRLARRPIVFPILRLRLCPALWLLLCLAVAVPVLARTARAADDATARLDGLARDMTARTGAVNKLLDLDRDQLRTKVAALRKARDAERARLDKAVAELARLRGERAELAARYDAVAGEMRAVEDAVRSNAAQARTLLAASALTSLVPDRLAPLDRVARSRDFPGLPTITGLGGLLLDEIRSGATAETRPGTFLGPDGRTRTGGLLRAGSLFLGARDEDGRTCLLTPGSTPPQAVAATPGEAEKAMAAWADGAGQVLPVDPSHGAALSLLQARRTLDDWVQGGGLLLWPILVIGLAALLVVFYKGARLFLARPCPRDFALRLRTAWDADGPSGLTRLLKSLPRTPAARVLLWAAPDADPELRDKRLQEGFLAELHRLESGLGFIAVMAAVAPLLGLLGTVTGMIDSFQAVTVFGTANPRIMSSGISEALITTQAGLGVAIPAMLLHQFLKQRVQGLASDMEQQCAAFQALLAANPDKDGAA; from the coding sequence ATGATCCGCCTTGCCCGCCGCCCGATTGTTTTTCCGATCCTCCGCCTGCGGCTCTGCCCGGCCCTGTGGCTGCTCCTCTGTCTCGCCGTGGCCGTTCCGGTCCTGGCCCGAACGGCTCGCGCGGCGGACGACGCCACAGCCCGCCTGGACGGCCTGGCCCGGGACATGACGGCCCGGACCGGGGCCGTGAACAAACTCCTCGACCTGGACCGCGATCAACTCCGCACAAAGGTGGCCGCCCTGCGCAAGGCCCGCGACGCAGAGCGGGCCCGGCTGGACAAGGCCGTGGCCGAACTGGCCCGGCTGCGCGGCGAGCGCGCGGAGCTGGCCGCCCGATACGACGCCGTGGCCGGGGAGATGCGCGCGGTGGAGGACGCGGTCCGGTCCAACGCGGCCCAGGCCCGCACCCTGCTCGCGGCGAGCGCCCTGACCTCCCTGGTTCCGGACCGCCTGGCCCCCCTGGACCGCGTGGCCCGGTCCCGCGACTTTCCCGGCCTCCCGACCATCACCGGTCTGGGAGGGCTGCTCCTGGACGAGATCCGCTCCGGAGCCACCGCCGAGACGCGGCCGGGGACCTTCCTCGGCCCGGACGGCCGGACGCGGACCGGCGGCCTGCTGCGCGCGGGCAGCCTGTTTCTCGGAGCCCGCGACGAGGACGGCCGGACCTGCCTGCTGACTCCCGGCTCCACGCCGCCGCAGGCCGTGGCCGCCACGCCCGGCGAGGCGGAAAAGGCCATGGCCGCCTGGGCCGACGGCGCGGGGCAGGTCCTGCCCGTGGACCCGTCCCACGGCGCGGCCCTGTCCCTGCTTCAGGCCCGGCGCACCCTGGACGACTGGGTCCAGGGCGGCGGCCTGCTCCTGTGGCCCATCCTGGTCATCGGCCTGGCCGCCCTGCTGGTGGTCTTCTACAAGGGCGCGCGCCTGTTCCTGGCCCGGCCCTGCCCCAGGGATTTCGCTCTGCGGTTGCGCACGGCCTGGGACGCGGACGGCCCGTCCGGTCTGACCCGGCTGCTGAAATCCCTGCCGCGCACCCCGGCGGCGCGGGTCCTGCTCTGGGCCGCTCCCGACGCCGACCCGGAGCTCCGGGACAAACGGCTCCAGGAGGGGTTCCTGGCCGAGCTGCACCGGCTGGAAAGCGGGCTGGGCTTCATCGCGGTCATGGCCGCCGTGGCCCCGCTCCTCGGCCTGCTCGGCACGGTCACGGGCATGATCGACTCCTTCCAGGCCGTGACCGTGTTCGGCACGGCCAACCCCCGGATCATGTCCAGCGGCATCAGCGAGGCGCTGATCACCACCCAGGCAGGCCTCGGCGTGGCCATCCCGGCCATGCTCCTGCACCAGTTCCTCAAGCAGCGAGTCCAGGGGCTGGCCTCGGACATGGAGCAGCAGTGCGCGGCCTTCCAGGCCCTGCTCGCCGCGAACCCGGACAAGGACGGCGCGGCATGA